From one Bacteroidales bacterium genomic stretch:
- a CDS encoding peptidylprolyl isomerase has product MKNIFFLSLILILLPFRAISQDEVLLTIDGKPVYKSEFERIYHKNSNIEGYENKTPAEYLDMFINFKLKVLEARKLGYDTLHTFTAELAGYRDQLARPYLQDKTQIDRLVKEAYDRTVKEVNASHIMVKLPANPTPEDTLKAYKKAMDIRRRVDAGEPFEKIAMVESDDPSAKVNRGSLGWFSAFTMVYPFENAAYNTPLGGFSMPVRSKYGYHIIHVNAFRDALGEIKLAHIMIRTASTDEQNAKNEEKIKTCYQALKNGSRFTDMVKQYSEDAGTVRNNGQMRWLRSGELPADIENEVFEIKDSGDFTAPIKSEYGWHIFQLQGKRPIASFEKLKPQLEEKVLLDERGKLTESNFVERLKKEYNFRSYPENMDAIASEMDSSVYNGTWDPSMTNHLIEPVFAIGNKEYSQKDLVAFILKTKRYNRKESYQAIVNRKCNEMAENELMNYEKGRLEEKYPQFRYLMEEYHDGILLFNIMDNKVWAKAVSDTSGLEAYYKAHSSEYQWKERADISIYTVKNPAEVKTVTSLAKKRIKNGQTADAFIRAACKSDTIECVIISDEKIEKDEKLPLGGFTWKKGTVKTIPEKNDVKILVVNAILPPAQKLFSETQGQVTADYQNYLDKQWIESLRAEHKISVNRDVLNTVK; this is encoded by the coding sequence ATGAAAAACATATTTTTTCTTTCACTAATCCTCATTCTTTTACCTTTCAGGGCAATTTCACAGGATGAGGTACTTTTAACAATTGATGGTAAACCGGTTTATAAGTCGGAATTCGAAAGAATATATCATAAAAACAGCAATATCGAGGGTTATGAAAATAAAACCCCGGCTGAATACCTTGATATGTTCATTAATTTCAAGCTTAAAGTTCTCGAAGCCAGGAAGCTGGGCTATGATACGCTTCATACCTTTACTGCTGAACTCGCAGGATACCGTGATCAGCTTGCAAGGCCCTATCTTCAGGATAAAACCCAGATAGACAGGCTTGTAAAGGAGGCTTATGACCGCACAGTAAAAGAAGTAAATGCCAGTCACATAATGGTCAAACTACCCGCTAATCCCACTCCTGAGGATACTCTGAAAGCCTATAAAAAGGCTATGGATATCCGCAGACGGGTTGATGCTGGTGAACCGTTTGAAAAGATTGCCATGGTTGAATCAGACGATCCGTCAGCCAAAGTGAACCGCGGCAGTCTCGGCTGGTTCTCTGCCTTTACAATGGTATACCCGTTCGAGAATGCTGCTTATAATACACCGTTGGGAGGATTTTCTATGCCTGTCCGTTCAAAATACGGTTATCATATTATACACGTGAACGCCTTCAGAGACGCCCTTGGTGAGATAAAACTCGCACACATTATGATCCGCACGGCTTCTACTGATGAACAGAATGCAAAAAACGAAGAAAAAATAAAAACCTGTTACCAGGCCCTTAAAAACGGCAGCAGATTTACCGATATGGTTAAGCAATATTCCGAGGATGCCGGAACAGTCAGGAATAACGGCCAGATGCGATGGCTTCGTTCAGGCGAGCTTCCTGCTGATATCGAAAATGAAGTTTTTGAAATAAAAGACAGTGGCGATTTTACAGCCCCTATTAAATCAGAATACGGCTGGCATATTTTCCAGCTTCAGGGCAAAAGACCCATTGCATCCTTTGAAAAGCTCAAACCGCAACTTGAAGAAAAAGTGCTTCTGGATGAACGCGGAAAATTGACGGAAAGCAATTTCGTGGAGAGGCTTAAAAAAGAATACAATTTCAGGTCGTATCCTGAAAATATGGATGCCATTGCCAGCGAAATGGACAGCTCAGTTTATAACGGAACCTGGGATCCCTCGATGACAAACCATCTGATTGAACCGGTTTTTGCTATCGGTAATAAAGAATATTCACAAAAGGACCTGGTTGCCTTCATCCTCAAAACTAAAAGATATAACAGGAAAGAAAGCTACCAGGCTATCGTTAACCGCAAGTGCAATGAGATGGCCGAAAATGAACTGATGAATTACGAAAAAGGCCGTCTTGAAGAAAAATACCCTCAGTTCCGTTACCTGATGGAGGAGTACCATGACGGCATCCTGCTTTTCAATATTATGGATAATAAAGTCTGGGCAAAGGCCGTGAGTGACACTTCCGGGCTCGAGGCTTACTACAAAGCCCATTCATCAGAGTACCAGTGGAAGGAAAGAGCTGATATCTCAATCTATACCGTTAAAAATCCTGCTGAGGTGAAAACAGTTACATCACTTGCTAAAAAAAGAATTAAAAACGGGCAGACAGCGGATGCTTTTATCAGAGCAGCCTGCAAATCTGATACGATTGAATGCGTGATTATAAGTGATGAGAAAATAGAAAAGGACGAAAAGCTTCCTCTCGGCGGATTTACATGGAAAAAAGGCACTGTTAAAACAATTCCTGAAAAGAATGATGTAAAAATCCTTGTCGTCAATGCAATCCTGCCACCTGCGCAAAAATTATTCAGTGAAACGCAGGGCCAGGTAACCGCTGATTACCAGAATTACCTTGATAAACAATGGATCGAATCACTGAGGGCTGAGCATAAAATTTCGGTAAACCGGGACGTCCTAAACACTGTAAAATAA
- a CDS encoding OstA-like protein — MKRACVLILIFVLLLGNVSFAQRQVEITQKADYLEQAQDIAQGAYRLIGNVMFTHQGTVMYCDSAYWFRDKNSLEAFSRVHLVQGDTVNLYGDYLTYDGNIKIAQIKRNVKLIGRNTTLTTRELEFNTGTSTAYYTKHANIVSGENKLRSRIGYYYSRQEMYYFNDSVVLTNPKYTIYSDTLRYHTLTKVAYFFGPTEIIGDSSYIYCEDGWYNTDTDISMLKQKALVRNKDQVIKGDSLYYERNTGYGEGFSHIEVFDSVQNVILRGNHAFINQKKDSAVLTNQAMFVYITGEQDSVFVHADTLRASTDSAGNRVLKAYFGVRLFKSDLQGMCDSLFYTTSDSILRLYRQPVLWSGVNQLSADYIEIWTKNKEVDQVHMQQTAFIINEEDTGKFNQIKGKNMIGYFRNNEAYKIDVKGNGQTVYYAKDKNELVGVNVAQSSNLTIHLKNNKPDDIRFYVKPNGVTYPLTVAPPEELILKDFKWLQDMRPAKMEDIFLKPEHKQSSEELSGTKKNKTIRVDQ, encoded by the coding sequence TTGAAACGAGCCTGCGTTCTGATATTGATTTTTGTATTGCTTCTGGGCAATGTGTCTTTCGCCCAACGACAGGTAGAAATAACCCAGAAAGCTGACTATCTTGAACAGGCACAGGATATTGCTCAAGGCGCCTACAGGCTTATCGGCAATGTTATGTTTACCCATCAGGGTACCGTAATGTACTGCGACAGTGCCTATTGGTTCAGGGACAAAAACTCTCTCGAGGCTTTCAGCAGGGTGCATCTTGTTCAGGGTGACACCGTAAATCTATATGGTGATTACCTTACCTACGACGGCAATATTAAAATAGCACAGATTAAAAGAAATGTAAAGCTGATCGGCCGTAATACAACTCTTACAACCCGCGAACTGGAATTCAATACAGGTACCAGCACGGCATATTATACAAAACATGCCAATATCGTGAGTGGCGAAAACAAATTACGCAGCAGGATTGGCTACTATTATTCAAGGCAGGAAATGTATTATTTTAACGATTCGGTTGTACTTACGAATCCCAAATACACCATTTATTCTGACACGCTTCGGTACCATACCCTTACTAAAGTTGCTTATTTTTTCGGACCAACCGAAATTATCGGCGACAGCAGTTATATCTATTGTGAAGACGGCTGGTATAATACCGATACGGATATTTCCATGCTTAAACAGAAAGCGCTTGTAAGGAATAAAGACCAGGTGATTAAAGGCGACAGTCTTTATTATGAAAGAAATACCGGATACGGCGAAGGATTTAGCCATATTGAGGTTTTTGATTCGGTACAGAACGTAATCCTCAGAGGCAATCATGCTTTTATTAACCAAAAGAAGGACAGCGCCGTTCTGACCAACCAGGCCATGTTTGTTTATATTACGGGGGAACAGGATTCTGTTTTTGTTCATGCCGACACATTGAGGGCTTCAACTGATTCAGCCGGCAACCGGGTTTTGAAGGCTTACTTTGGTGTGCGTCTTTTTAAATCGGATCTGCAGGGAATGTGCGATTCGTTGTTTTATACCACATCCGATTCAATACTCAGATTGTACAGGCAACCTGTGTTGTGGTCGGGAGTAAATCAACTATCAGCCGATTACATCGAAATCTGGACAAAAAACAAAGAGGTTGACCAGGTTCATATGCAGCAGACCGCTTTTATAATCAATGAGGAAGATACCGGTAAATTCAACCAGATCAAGGGAAAAAACATGATTGGATATTTCAGGAATAACGAAGCTTATAAAATTGATGTGAAAGGTAACGGACAAACCGTTTATTATGCCAAAGATAAAAATGAACTGGTGGGTGTGAATGTGGCACAAAGTTCTAATCTTACGATCCATCTGAAGAACAATAAGCCGGATGATATCCGATTTTATGTGAAACCGAACGGTGTCACTTATCCGCTGACCGTGGCACCCCCGGAAGAACTTATTTTAAAAGATTTTAAATGGCTGCAGGATATGCGCCCTGCAAAAATGGAAGATATTTTCCTGAAACCTGAGCATAAACAATCGTCTGAAGAACTTAGCGGAACTAAAAAGAATAAAACAATACGTGTAGATCAATAA
- a CDS encoding porin family protein → MKKILLVLLIVNLSFVVFGQSKLRLGVNLDPVATWLSPKTNRIDKDGARPGINGGLMVEYYFHPNYGLVTGFNLGVMGGNVLYNDSVRISTGERSSVWVPGGETVAYSLSYLSIPVGLKLKTNQIGYVTYFAELGFNQNINIGSRASSSGNGLNKDNVPKEVNLLNMSYFFGGGIEYNIGGNTSLVAGVLFHNGFVDVLSNNDHKAVMNYLSFRVGVLF, encoded by the coding sequence GTGAAAAAAATCCTGTTGGTATTGCTGATTGTAAATTTGTCGTTTGTCGTTTTCGGCCAGTCGAAGCTGCGCCTTGGTGTTAATCTCGATCCCGTTGCAACCTGGTTATCTCCAAAAACCAACAGGATTGATAAGGATGGTGCACGTCCCGGAATTAATGGCGGGTTAATGGTTGAATACTATTTCCATCCTAATTATGGCCTGGTGACCGGCTTTAACCTGGGCGTTATGGGTGGCAACGTGCTCTACAATGATTCGGTAAGAATCTCAACAGGTGAACGCTCATCAGTTTGGGTCCCGGGAGGTGAAACGGTTGCATACAGCCTTAGCTACTTAAGCATTCCGGTGGGTCTGAAATTGAAAACCAATCAGATTGGTTATGTTACCTATTTTGCTGAACTCGGATTCAACCAGAATATTAACATCGGATCCCGGGCCAGTTCAAGCGGAAACGGGCTTAACAAAGACAACGTTCCGAAAGAAGTTAACCTGCTGAATATGTCGTATTTCTTCGGAGGAGGAATCGAATACAATATCGGGGGAAACACCTCCCTGGTTGCCGGGGTGCTGTTCCACAACGGCTTCGTTGACGTACTTTCAAATAATGACCATAAAGCGGTTATGAATTACCTTAGCTTCAGAGTGGGAGTATTATTCTGA
- the guaB gene encoding IMP dehydrogenase gives MKNLSDKIISEALTFDDVLLVPAYSKVLPREVDITTNLTRNIKLNTPIVSAAMDTVTEAMLAIAIAREGGIGVVHKNMSIEEQAKHVKTVKRAENGMIYDPITIRPTATVLDALNLMKEYRIGGIPVVDDQHKLVGIVTNRDLRFEHDMGRLIREVMTSKNIITTSQETDLEKAADILQNYKIEKLPVVDDHGKLIGLITYKDITKAKDRPNACKDSMGRLRVAAAVGTAADTFERMEALVKSDVDVIVIDTAHGHSENVLQTLRKAKKLYSNLEIIVGNIATAEAATDLLKAGADGVKVGIGPGSICTTRVIAGVGVPQLSAIFNVATALKGTGLPIIADGGIRYSGDIVKAIAAGASSVMAGSLFAGVEESPGETIIYNGRKYKSYRGMGSIEAMQQGSRDRYFQDQEDDIKKLVPEGIVAQVPFKGSLSEVVYQMIGGLRAGMGYCGADTVEKLMDARFVRVTSSGITESHPHDVTITREAPNYSR, from the coding sequence ATGAAGAATCTCTCTGATAAGATAATTTCCGAAGCCCTGACATTTGATGACGTCTTACTGGTACCTGCCTATTCAAAGGTATTGCCTCGCGAGGTGGATATAACCACAAATCTGACAAGGAATATTAAGCTTAACACGCCCATTGTTTCGGCAGCCATGGACACTGTCACTGAAGCAATGCTTGCAATTGCAATTGCCCGTGAAGGCGGTATCGGGGTGGTTCACAAAAACATGAGTATTGAAGAACAGGCAAAGCATGTGAAAACCGTTAAACGGGCTGAAAACGGGATGATTTATGACCCTATCACAATCAGACCCACTGCCACAGTGCTCGATGCCCTGAACCTCATGAAGGAATACCGTATTGGCGGTATACCCGTGGTTGATGATCAGCATAAACTTGTAGGCATCGTTACCAACCGTGATCTCAGGTTTGAACATGATATGGGCCGTTTGATCCGTGAGGTAATGACGAGTAAAAACATTATCACAACAAGCCAGGAAACAGATCTTGAAAAAGCAGCCGATATTCTTCAGAATTACAAGATTGAAAAACTTCCTGTTGTTGATGATCATGGGAAGCTCATAGGCCTGATCACCTATAAAGATATTACAAAAGCCAAGGACCGTCCCAATGCATGCAAGGACAGCATGGGCCGGTTACGTGTTGCTGCTGCCGTAGGGACTGCAGCTGACACTTTTGAACGTATGGAAGCTCTTGTGAAATCGGATGTGGATGTTATTGTTATCGATACCGCTCACGGGCATTCCGAAAATGTACTCCAGACGCTCAGAAAGGCTAAAAAGTTATATTCAAACCTGGAAATTATTGTTGGAAATATTGCTACCGCTGAGGCCGCAACTGACCTGCTGAAGGCAGGGGCCGACGGTGTTAAAGTAGGTATCGGACCGGGTTCAATCTGCACCACCCGTGTCATTGCGGGTGTAGGCGTTCCCCAGTTGTCCGCTATTTTCAATGTAGCTACTGCGCTCAAAGGCACAGGTTTGCCCATTATCGCCGACGGAGGCATCCGGTATTCCGGAGATATTGTGAAAGCTATTGCGGCAGGCGCCAGCTCAGTGATGGCAGGGTCATTGTTCGCCGGCGTTGAGGAATCACCAGGTGAAACAATTATCTACAACGGCAGAAAATACAAATCATATCGTGGCATGGGTTCTATCGAAGCCATGCAGCAGGGTTCACGCGACCGGTACTTCCAGGATCAGGAAGACGATATTAAAAAACTTGTTCCTGAAGGTATCGTTGCCCAGGTACCATTTAAAGGCTCACTTTCTGAAGTGGTGTATCAAATGATCGGCGGTCTCAGGGCCGGAATGGGATACTGCGGTGCCGATACTGTTGAAAAACTTATGGATGCCCGTTTTGTAAGAGTAACCAGTTCAGGAATCACTGAAAGCCACCCGCACGATGTTACAATAACCCGTGAAGCTCCAAATTACAGCCGTTAG
- a CDS encoding peptidylprolyl isomerase: MRKLIAAILLLFACVCPRIYGQAKILDEVVAVLGDKKILYSDIQKGLMQLKESGENVSNVTSCQILEQLLIQKLLLNQAEVDSIEVTDSQIESELDSRMNYFINMFGTQEKFEAYWNKSIIEIKQDTREEVRQGLMVREMRRKITEGISVTPSEVKTYFKNLPPDSLPYINAEVEFNQILMYPKSSEQAVIDVREKLLKIREQIMNGGSFATMAVINSEDGSAVKGGDIGWAAKTDLDPEYAKAAFALKKGAISRIVESSFGYHIIQCLDKTEDRIHTRHILIKPKINFSDKQATSQKLDSIVALIKQDSLTFEQAAKIYSQDEDTRINGGQAVNPRSGGIRWSLDEFKPQEYSIVNALKVGEMSAPYESIDSKGKTVFKVIYLKNRTNPHVGNLKDDYNLFKSQALQIKENEKVNDWVLDKAKTTYIRITDNFRDCPFNLKCWTKP; encoded by the coding sequence ATGCGAAAACTAATTGCTGCTATTCTGTTGTTATTTGCATGTGTATGTCCACGGATATACGGACAGGCAAAAATTCTTGATGAGGTCGTGGCTGTGCTGGGAGATAAGAAAATTCTTTATTCAGATATCCAGAAAGGATTAATGCAGTTAAAGGAGAGTGGGGAAAATGTGAGCAATGTGACGTCATGCCAAATACTTGAGCAACTGCTGATCCAGAAACTTCTCCTGAACCAGGCTGAGGTTGACAGTATCGAAGTGACCGATTCACAGATTGAGAGCGAGCTTGATTCCAGGATGAATTACTTCATTAACATGTTCGGTACCCAGGAAAAATTTGAGGCCTACTGGAATAAGTCGATTATCGAAATCAAACAGGACACCCGCGAGGAAGTGCGCCAGGGACTTATGGTACGTGAAATGCGCAGGAAGATTACCGAAGGTATCTCAGTGACTCCGTCAGAAGTAAAAACATACTTTAAAAACCTTCCCCCGGACAGTCTTCCTTATATAAATGCCGAAGTGGAATTCAACCAGATACTTATGTATCCTAAATCGAGCGAACAGGCTGTTATCGATGTAAGGGAAAAATTGCTCAAGATCAGGGAACAAATCATGAACGGTGGGAGCTTTGCCACGATGGCTGTAATTAATTCAGAAGATGGTTCCGCAGTTAAAGGCGGCGATATCGGCTGGGCTGCTAAAACCGATCTTGACCCTGAATATGCAAAGGCCGCTTTTGCCCTTAAAAAAGGCGCTATTTCAAGAATAGTGGAATCCTCTTTCGGCTACCATATTATTCAATGCCTCGATAAAACCGAAGACCGTATCCATACCCGCCATATTCTTATAAAACCGAAAATAAATTTTTCCGATAAACAGGCTACCAGTCAAAAACTCGACAGTATTGTGGCCCTTATTAAGCAGGACTCACTTACTTTTGAGCAGGCTGCCAAAATATACAGCCAGGACGAAGATACACGTATAAACGGTGGACAGGCAGTGAATCCAAGGAGCGGCGGTATCCGCTGGTCACTTGATGAATTTAAACCACAGGAATACAGCATTGTTAATGCACTAAAGGTTGGCGAAATGTCAGCCCCGTATGAATCAATCGATAGCAAAGGAAAGACAGTGTTCAAAGTGATTTATCTTAAAAATCGTACAAACCCTCATGTTGGCAACCTGAAAGACGATTACAACCTGTTTAAATCCCAGGCCTTGCAGATAAAGGAAAATGAAAAAGTAAACGACTGGGTGCTTGACAAAGCCAAAACCACGTACATACGGATTACGGATAATTTCCGCGATTGTCCGTTCAACCTGAAATGCTGGACAAAACCTTAA
- a CDS encoding ATP-dependent DNA helicase RecQ translates to MIPDYQSTLSRHWGYSSFRPLQEEIIISVLSGKDTLGLMPTGGGKSLTFQVPAMTLPGICLVVTPLIALMKDQVENLKKLQIKAVAIHSGCTRDEIDVALNNCLYGGYKFLYVSPERLTTELFRIRFQEMPVNLITIDEAHCISQWGYDFRPSYLRIAELRQYHPSVPILALTATATPEVAADIQEKLLFRQKNLLTTSFRRENLIYAVKKSENKDRDVIDMVKKLRGSGIIYVRSRRKSVEIARILQQEGIAAAYYNAGLEHPVRTAVQQDWTVGKIRVIVATNAFGMGIDKADVRFVIHADLPDSPEAYFQEAGRAGRDGTKSFAILLSAASDASSVSHRIQVNFPDIATIKSTYAALGNYLQIPIGGGKGMSYDFDIHDFARTYRLSVFTSFSSLKILEMEGYIELTEEINNPSRIKFILDRDDLYKFQVSNTRFDAFIKLLLRSYTGVFTEYTTIDETMLAKRANVDQGLVRQYLSKLVTLGVISYLPQKRSPMVIFFEERLDDKSIYISKEHYQVRKTRYTERASAMLLYALSADKCRSQSLLAYFGEKDTAPCGECDVCRNKNQDTLVREEFDSIRNQVLESLAANPAGLEEFLENSTVNRDKLITVLQWMLDNDFIQFNEEQLLVPANQRHLSS, encoded by the coding sequence ATGATACCTGATTACCAATCCACACTTTCCAGACACTGGGGATACAGCAGTTTCAGGCCTCTCCAGGAAGAAATTATTATTTCGGTATTATCGGGTAAAGATACCCTTGGTCTTATGCCCACTGGTGGTGGCAAATCTCTTACTTTCCAGGTACCTGCCATGACGCTTCCGGGTATATGCCTTGTTGTTACGCCATTGATCGCCCTTATGAAGGACCAGGTGGAGAACCTGAAAAAACTGCAGATTAAAGCCGTTGCCATTCATTCCGGTTGTACGCGCGATGAAATTGATGTAGCACTCAACAATTGTCTTTACGGAGGTTATAAATTCCTATATGTATCACCCGAACGTCTCACGACGGAGCTATTCAGGATACGGTTCCAGGAGATGCCGGTAAACCTTATAACCATTGACGAAGCACACTGCATATCACAATGGGGTTATGATTTCAGGCCATCCTATCTCAGAATAGCCGAATTGCGACAATATCATCCTTCTGTTCCAATCCTTGCACTTACAGCTACTGCAACTCCCGAAGTTGCCGCTGATATACAGGAAAAGCTCCTTTTCAGGCAAAAAAATCTCCTTACAACCAGTTTCAGAAGGGAAAACCTGATTTATGCCGTTAAAAAGTCTGAAAACAAGGACCGTGATGTTATCGACATGGTGAAAAAGCTCAGGGGAAGCGGAATTATTTATGTGAGAAGCAGGCGTAAAAGCGTTGAAATTGCACGAATCCTTCAGCAGGAAGGGATTGCAGCCGCTTATTACAACGCCGGACTTGAACATCCTGTACGCACAGCGGTGCAGCAGGACTGGACGGTGGGTAAAATCAGGGTGATTGTGGCTACCAATGCTTTCGGAATGGGTATTGACAAGGCAGATGTGCGGTTTGTCATCCATGCCGACCTGCCAGATTCGCCTGAAGCGTATTTCCAGGAAGCAGGCAGAGCAGGCCGTGACGGCACAAAATCTTTCGCCATCCTTTTATCAGCTGCTTCCGACGCCTCTTCCGTAAGCCACCGCATCCAGGTTAACTTTCCGGATATTGCCACAATAAAAAGTACGTATGCAGCACTCGGCAATTACCTTCAAATTCCGATCGGCGGAGGTAAAGGAATGTCGTATGATTTCGATATTCATGATTTTGCCCGCACCTACCGCCTGTCGGTTTTCACTTCATTCAGCAGCCTGAAAATCCTCGAAATGGAAGGATATATTGAGCTTACTGAAGAAATCAACAACCCGTCGAGAATCAAATTCATACTCGACCGCGATGATCTTTATAAGTTCCAGGTAAGCAACACAAGGTTTGACGCGTTTATCAAACTGCTGCTACGGTCTTATACGGGTGTTTTTACTGAATACACGACAATTGATGAAACCATGCTTGCAAAGAGAGCCAATGTTGACCAGGGACTTGTAAGACAGTACCTGAGCAAACTGGTTACATTAGGCGTTATCAGTTATCTACCGCAGAAGAGATCGCCCATGGTCATTTTTTTCGAAGAACGGCTTGATGATAAATCCATTTATATATCAAAAGAACACTACCAGGTAAGAAAAACACGGTACACCGAAAGAGCAAGCGCAATGCTCCTGTATGCTTTATCGGCCGATAAATGCCGGAGCCAGTCGCTTCTTGCCTATTTCGGTGAAAAGGATACCGCTCCCTGCGGTGAGTGTGATGTTTGCCGGAATAAAAACCAGGATACACTGGTACGTGAAGAATTTGATTCAATAAGAAACCAGGTACTTGAAAGCCTGGCTGCAAATCCTGCCGGACTGGAGGAATTTCTCGAAAACAGCACTGTAAACCGTGATAAACTCATTACGGTTCTTCAGTGGATGCTTGACAACGATTTTATTCAGTTTAACGAGGAACAGTTGTTAGTACCGGCCAACCAGCGGCATCTTTCTTCCTGA
- a CDS encoding DUF2795 domain-containing protein: MYWTLELASKLEDAPWPASKEELIDFAIRSGAPLEVIENLQEIEDEGEIYESIEDLWPDYPSKDDFFFNEDEY; encoded by the coding sequence ATGTACTGGACCCTTGAACTAGCGTCTAAATTAGAAGATGCACCCTGGCCGGCCTCTAAGGAAGAATTGATTGACTTCGCCATCCGATCTGGTGCTCCTTTGGAGGTAATCGAAAATCTCCAGGAAATCGAAGATGAAGGTGAAATTTATGAAAGTATTGAGGATTTATGGCCGGACTATCCCAGCAAGGACGATTTCTTTTTTAATGAAGACGAATATTAG
- a CDS encoding NAD+ synthase produces MKIALAQLNYTIGAFDENVEKIIRAIRQARQEKAALVVFSELAVCGYPPHDLLEYKHFVDECSVRINQIAAECHGIAAIVGGPSVNQNPLGKNLFNSAYFMANGAVQQVIHKTLLPTYDIFDEYRYFEQNTEFKLVNYKGCNIAITICEDLWYKQPILTGYGKDRMYSVCPMDKIAALCPDFVVNIAASPFSHMQEEIKTEILTENAANYRLPVYYINQVGAHTDLIFDGGSMVVNPEGVVSRMKFFEEDFEVFETTEIFNAPSVKKPVTENVTGRIHDALVMGIRDYFHKSGLKSGILGLSGGIDSAVTLVLAVRALGGTNMRALLMPSQYSSDHSVSDAVALAKNLGIRYDILDIREIFREYTISLGNIFRGLPEDITEENIQARVRGNLLMALSNKFGNTVLNTSNKSEAAVGYGTLYGDMNGGLSVLGDVYKTDVYSLAAYINKDKEIIPNHTITKPPSAELRPDQKDSDSLPEYNILDPILFSYIEMKKSAEEISAMGYDAEIVRKVIRMVNYNEYKRYQTPPVLRISTKAFGSGRKMPLVGRY; encoded by the coding sequence ATGAAAATCGCACTCGCTCAGCTAAACTACACAATCGGGGCATTTGACGAAAATGTCGAAAAAATAATACGGGCTATCAGGCAGGCCCGCCAGGAAAAGGCTGCCCTTGTTGTATTTTCGGAGCTGGCGGTTTGCGGCTATCCTCCTCATGACCTTCTTGAATACAAGCATTTTGTTGATGAATGCTCGGTAAGGATCAACCAGATCGCTGCCGAATGCCATGGAATTGCGGCCATTGTCGGAGGTCCGTCGGTTAATCAGAATCCGCTTGGCAAGAACCTGTTCAACTCCGCTTATTTCATGGCCAACGGTGCGGTGCAACAGGTTATTCATAAAACTCTTCTTCCTACTTATGATATTTTCGACGAATACAGGTATTTTGAACAGAATACCGAATTTAAACTTGTAAATTATAAGGGATGCAATATAGCCATAACCATTTGTGAAGACCTCTGGTACAAACAGCCTATCCTCACAGGTTATGGAAAAGACAGGATGTATTCGGTATGCCCGATGGACAAAATTGCGGCGCTTTGTCCTGATTTTGTTGTCAATATTGCTGCTTCTCCTTTTTCACATATGCAGGAGGAAATCAAAACCGAGATTCTGACTGAAAATGCAGCCAATTACAGGCTGCCTGTTTATTACATTAACCAGGTAGGGGCCCATACCGATCTTATATTTGACGGTGGTTCCATGGTGGTTAACCCGGAAGGTGTTGTAAGCCGTATGAAATTTTTTGAAGAGGATTTTGAAGTATTCGAAACCACTGAGATATTCAATGCTCCTTCCGTGAAAAAGCCGGTGACTGAAAATGTCACAGGCCGAATTCATGATGCCCTTGTAATGGGAATCAGGGACTATTTTCATAAATCGGGGCTTAAGTCAGGGATACTGGGATTGTCGGGTGGAATTGATTCCGCGGTCACGCTTGTCCTTGCAGTGCGCGCGCTTGGCGGTACCAATATGCGGGCGCTTCTGATGCCTTCACAATATTCATCTGACCATTCGGTTTCTGATGCGGTAGCGCTTGCAAAAAACCTGGGCATTCGGTATGATATCCTCGATATCCGCGAGATATTCAGGGAATATACAATTTCACTCGGTAACATTTTCAGGGGACTCCCCGAAGATATAACCGAAGAAAACATCCAGGCACGTGTCCGGGGAAACCTGCTGATGGCCCTGTCCAATAAATTCGGGAACACTGTTCTGAACACATCCAACAAAAGCGAAGCCGCTGTAGGTTATGGCACGCTATACGGTGATATGAACGGCGGACTTTCGGTTCTTGGTGATGTTTACAAAACCGATGTTTACAGTCTCGCCGCTTACATCAACAAGGATAAGGAAATCATACCCAACCATACCATTACAAAACCGCCTTCGGCCGAACTTAGGCCCGATCAGAAGGACTCCGATTCACTTCCTGAATATAACATCCTCGATCCGATTTTATTCAGCTACATCGAAATGAAGAAGTCGGCCGAAGAGATTTCGGCTATGGGCTATGATGCTGAAATTGTGAGAAAAGTGATCAGGATGGTCAACTATAACGAATACAAACGCTACCAGACACCGCCTGTACTGCGGATTTCAACAAAAGCTTTCGGCTCAGGAAGAAAGATGCCGCTGGTTGGCCGGTACTAA